From Thalassovita sp.:
CCCTATTGTTTTTCTACGATATTTGGCAGGAAGGCGACACGCCGGACGCGTCTGCCACATCCGACATCACCGATAATGCTAATACGCAACCAAGGCCAATCACCCGGATCGATATTTTCGTCACAACCTTTGACGAGGGCTGCGAGGTGGTCGCGCCAACTCTGGCCGCCGCACAGGCCGTGCGCTGCCCAACCGGTTGCGACTTGCAGATCTACCTGCTGGATGACGGAGCCAGACCCGCGATGGCCAAACTGGCAGAGCGCTACGGCGCCCGCTACCTGTCGCGTACGTCCAATATCGGGTTCAAAGCAGGCAACCTGCGCAATGGGCTGTTTCATAGCAGCGGTGATTTCGTCGTAATTTGTGATGCCGACACACGGCTTTTCCCAAGCTTCTTGGACAATACACTTGGCTATTTTCGTGATCCTAGCGTGGCCTGGGTACAGACCCCACATTGGTTCTATGACCTTCCCCGTGGCCAGACCGCCATCGCAATTCTGTTGCGAATTGCCCCGAAATGCCCTCGATGGCTGCGCAAATGGGTGTACCGCATCACCACCAGACACCGTTTTGCGGTGGACCCTTTTCTCAGTGAACCCACCGTCTTTTTTGATCTGATCCAACGGAGGCGCAATCGCAACTACGCATCCTTTTGCTGTGGCGCCGCATCGATCCACCGCAGGGAAGCGATTTTTGAAACCGCGCTTTTAGGTCAGAGGCGCACGAACCTGCTGCAGGCGCAAAATCTAAACATAAACGCGGCGCAGCTGCGGCATAGGTCGGGTCTGGAACCCTATCGGTTTCACGTCTCAGAGGACCTCTATACGTCAATTGAACTGCATAGTGTGCAAGGTCACCCCTGGCGCTCGGTCTACCATCCGCAGCCAGAGGCAAAAATGCTTTCCCCGCAAAGTGCCAAGGCCTTTTGCACCCAACGTTTAAAATACGCCGGCGGTAGCATCGATCTGATCCTGCGCCGCAATCCCATTTTCCGCTGCGGCATGCCCTGGCGACATCGTCTGCATTACGCGGCCACATTCTATGCACATCTGTCCGTATTTTGGACGCCACTGCTCCTCATGGCCCCCGCCTATTCGCTGCTAACAGGCCAAGCACCGGTCGTGGCCTATTCCGCCAGCTTCTTTCTACATTTTTTA
This genomic window contains:
- a CDS encoding glycosyltransferase codes for the protein MQSAYFSKFEYRKPPHFPPLSPLRQAAWHFCAGLTIGFLALYLHWRWTASLNPEAMIFSVAVATAETLFALGTLLFFYDIWQEGDTPDASATSDITDNANTQPRPITRIDIFVTTFDEGCEVVAPTLAAAQAVRCPTGCDLQIYLLDDGARPAMAKLAERYGARYLSRTSNIGFKAGNLRNGLFHSSGDFVVICDADTRLFPSFLDNTLGYFRDPSVAWVQTPHWFYDLPRGQTAIAILLRIAPKCPRWLRKWVYRITTRHRFAVDPFLSEPTVFFDLIQRRRNRNYASFCCGAASIHRREAIFETALLGQRRTNLLQAQNLNINAAQLRHRSGLEPYRFHVSEDLYTSIELHSVQGHPWRSVYHPQPEAKMLSPQSAKAFCTQRLKYAGGSIDLILRRNPIFRCGMPWRHRLHYAATFYAHLSVFWTPLLLMAPAYSLLTGQAPVVAYSASFFLHFLPMVFANELAMILTSKGHSLTNGRCLSVSTLPLQLKAFWLVARGHRPQFPPTPKTLSTTEDMRFLRPNLVLAVALCLIGLFGIWQFLMGSPNFSLSLLLVNLFWLTWNCILLLQLPFAAWLHALGRSPAPHPAHLSPQMKEAMT